CATCGACTACGACGTGATCGTTCTGGACCGGGACCTGCCCAAGGTCCACGGCGACGAGGTCTGCCGCCGCCTGGTGGCCTCCCGCACCGCGTCCAGGATCCTCATGCTGACCGCGTCCGGCGACGTCGACGACAAGGTGGAGGGGCTCGGGCTGGGCGCCGACGACTACCTGGCCAAACCCTTCGTGTTCATCGAGCTGGTGGCGCGGGTCCGGGCGCTCGGCCGCCGGTCCGCCCCGGCGCTGCCGCCGGTGCTGGAGCGCTCTGGGGTCCGTCTCGATCCGGGCAAGCGGCTGGTGACCAGGGACGGCGGGGAGATCGCGCTCACCAAGAAGGAGTTCGCGGTCCTGGAGGAGCTGATGCGCGCCGAGGGCGCGGTCGTCAGCCAGGAGGACCTGCTGGACAAGGCGTGGGACGAGAACATCGACCCGTTCACCAACGTGGTGCGCGTCACCATGATGACGCTGAGGAAGAAACTGGGCGAGCCTCAGGTGATCGAGACGGTGCCAGGGGTCGGGTACAAGTTGTGAGCAGTCCGGCAGGCGGGGGGGAGGAACGCCCGACGTTCGTCCCGGTGGGGGAGAACCGCGAGTCCGTGCCGACCCACCCGATGATCAGCCCCCACTCCGAGCGGGGCGCCTGGAAGAGCGAGCGGCTGGAGTCCGGGCCCGCCGATGAGGGGAAACCGGGCGAGCGGCCCCCGCCGCCGACCGGCCCGCCCGCGTGGGACGGCCCGCCTCCGGTGGGCGCCGCCCCGGTCCCGCGGACCCCGCTGGACCGGCTGCGGGCGATCATGGACCGGCTCAGCATCCGGTGGCGGCTGACCATCACCTACGCCGTGCTGTTCTTCATGGCCGGTGCCCTGCTGATGGCCGTGATCTACCTGATGGTGGGCTGGGCGCTCTACGCGGCGTGGCCGCCTTTCCCGTACGACGAGCTGAGGGAGCTCGTGGGGCCCGAGGCGGCGGCCATCTTCAAGCAGCAGTGGTACTGGCAGCAGCACACCGCGATCTCCGGTGCGCAGCGGGAACTGCTGGCCCGCGCCCTGCTGGCCCTGCTGGGGGTCGGCATCCTGGCCGTCATCATCGGCTACATCGTCGCCGACCGGGCGCTCAAGCCGATCCAGCAGATGACCGCCACGGCCCGCAAGCTGTCGGGCACCACGCTCGCCCACGAGCGGATCGACCTCAAGGGGCCCGACGACGAGCTGAAGGAGCTGGCCGACACCTTCGACGCGATGCTCACCAGGCTCAATGTGGCCTTCGACACACAACGAAGATTCGTGGCCAACGCCTCGCACGAGCTCCGCACCCCCCTGACGATCAACCGGACGGTCCTGGAGATCGCCCTGGGCGATCCGGAGGCGTCGGGTGACCTGAAGGCGCTGGGCCGCACGCTCCTGGAGGTCAACGCCCGCAACGAGCGTCTGATCGAGGGCCTGCTGCTGCTGGCCCGCAGCGAGCGCGAGCTGAGCGTGCGCAAGCCGGTGGACATGAAGGACGTGGCCGAGACCGTCGTCGACCAGCTCGCCGCACGGGCCGAGGAGGCCGGGGTCACCGTGATTCCCGAGCTCCGCGGTGCCGAGACCGTCGGCGATCCGGTGCTGCTCGAGCGGTGCGTGGCCAACCTGGTGGAGAACGCTATAAAACACAATCTCTCCGATTCCGGACGTCTATGGGTCAGGACGGGAATGGTGGAGGGTGCGTTGGTTGTTCAGGTGGCCAACACGGGGCCGCATGTGCCCGCGTACGAGGTGAACAGTCTTTTCGAGCCGTTCCGGCGGCTCAACGCCGACCGGGTCGACTCCGACAAGGGGGCGGGGCTCGGCCTGTCCATCGTCCGCGCGGTCGTGCGTGCCCACGGGGGCAACGTGACCGCCATACCCAGGGACGGAGGAGGTCTGGTGGTCACCGTGCGACTTCAGTCACGCTGATCCGGCGGGGGGCGTCTCGTTCACGCCGTACATGTGGTTGGATGTGCCGTCGAACACGGTGGTGCATGCCGCCGATGCTGTGGTTTACGCCATATTTGGCTAACCGTGGCCATTGGCAGTACGTCCCTCACGTGTAGGGAGGTTCAGTGACCATTCCGGCGGGGTACCGAAGCAGGAATCTCTCTGGCGGATCGGGCACAAGTCGTGCCTCTCGAACGTTACACACGCGCAAGTTAGCGCAGACAGATAGATGAGGGGGATGGAGCAGACCGATGGCTACCGATTACGACAGCCCACGCAAGACCGACGACGACCTCAGCGAGGACAGTCTTCAGGAACTGCAGGCCCGCCGTACCGACAAGTCCTCGGGCAGCATCGACATCGACGAGACGGATCTCGCCGAGTCGCTCGAACTGCCGGGCGCGGACCTGTCAAATGAGGAGCTCTCGCTCCGGGTGATTCCTCGTCAGGCCGACGAGTTCACCTGTGCGCGCTGCTTCCTGGTGCACCACCGCAGTCAACTCGCCGTTGAGAAGAACGGCCAGCAGATCTGCCGGGAATGCGCGGCTTGAGATGATTCCGATGGCCTGTCCGAGGTGTGCTCTTCCAGGTATGGGTAGGGCCTCAGGACAGCCTTGAGGAGGTTCCGAGACATGACGTCAGAGAACAGGCGGACCGGTGCCGCGCCGGACGACTCCACGGCCGAGGAGTCGGACGGCGCGCCTGATCACAAGGTGGCCGCCGACGGCGGGTCCGGCCGGGAGACGGCCGCGGGCGGCGGCTCCGATCGCGTGGTGGCCCCGGACGGTGGTCTTGATCACAAGGTGGCCCCGGGGGGTGGCTCCGATCACGGAGCGGCCGTGGACGGCGGCTCCGGCCGGGAGGTGGCCGCGAGCGGGTCCGATCGGGAAGTGGCCGAGATCGTCGGCAGGCTCGCCGAGCCGGGCGACATGGACGGGGCCGAGCGGCGACGGCTGCTCGGCCGTCTCACGCGGTCACTGGCGCGAGGGGCGAAGAGGGCCAGGGCGTCGGGAGAGAACCGGGGCCGCTGGCTGACCGACGTGTTCATGGCCGTGGCGCCCCGCATCCCCATCCGCGACCTGCGGACCCTTTCCGAGCATCACCACGGCCTCACCTCCGAGGCGCTCGCCGACGATCTGGTGCGCACCGCGACCAAGGCGACCATGGCGGTCGGGGCCATCGGCGGGGCCGTCGCCGCCGCCGAGTTCGCCGCTCCCCCTCTCCTGCTCTCCGCCCCCGCCCAGCTCGTGGCCGAGACCCTCGTCGTGGCCGCGATCGAGGTCAAGCTCATCGCCGAGCTCCACGAGGTGTACGGGATCCAGGTGCCGGGCACCGGCTCCCAGCGGGCCATGGCCTTCGCGATGGCCTGGTCCAAGCAGCGCGGTGTCGACCCCATGGCCCCCGGGACGATGACCGTCGCCCTGGGCACCGCGGCCAAGACCGCCCTGCGCAACAGGCTGATGCGCACCCTCGGGCGCCACCTCACCACCTTCGGCCCGTTCCTCACGGGCGCCGTGGCCGGAGGGTTCCTCAACCGGGTCGCCACGAAGAAGCTTGGCGAGGTCGTACGGGCCGATCTGAGGGTCCACCGTGCCCTCCCGCCTGGTAAGTCATAGAAACCTCTCAAACGGGTAGTTAATTCAGTAAGCCCCCGACTACCTGGAGGAATCTGTGCTGGGCCGCAGCGCATTTGTGATCGTCGCCAACCGTCTCCCCGTCGACCGAGTCGGGGAGGACATGTGGCGGCGTAGCCCCGGCGGCCTCGTCACCGCGATCGCCCCCGTCCTGCAGCGCAGGGAGGGAGCCTGGATCGGCTGGCACGGCGCCCCCGGCGAGAGCCTCGAACCCTTCGAACACGACGGGATGCAGCTCGTCCCCGTCCCGCTGTCCGAATCCGAGGTCGAGCTCTACTACGAGGGCTTCTCCAACGCCACCCTCTGGCCTCTTTACCATGACGTGGTCGCCGCTCCCGCCTACTCCCGCGTCACCTGGGAGGCCTACCGCACCGTCAACGAGCGCTTCGCCGAGGCCGCCGCGGAGGAGGCCGCGGAGAACGCCGTCGTGTGGATCCAGGACTACCAGCTCCAGCTGGTCCCGGCCATGCTGCGCAAGCTCCGCCCCGACCTGCGCATCGGCTTCTTCCTGCACATCCCCTTCCCGCCGGTCGAGCTGTTCTCCCAGTTGCCGTGGCGGCGCGAGATCGTCGAGGGCCTGCTCGGCGCGGACATGGTGGGGTTCCAGCGTCCCGGTGGCGCGTCCAACTTCATCCGGCTCTGCCGCCGCCTGCTCGGCCTCCAGCACCACAAGCACGAGATCCACGTGGGGGACCGGGTGGTGCGCGCCGGGGCGTTCCCCATCTCCGTCGACTTCGGTGAGCTCGACTCCCTGGTCAGGGAGCCGCACATCATCTCCAGGGCCAGGGAGATCCGCGCGGAGCTGGGTGACCCGGAGTGCCTGCTGCTCGGCGTCGACAGGCTCGACTACACCAAGGGCATCGGCCAGCGCCTGAAGGCGTTCGGCGAGCTGCTCTCCGAGGGGGCGATCAAGCCGGGCGAGGCGGCGTTCGTACAGATCGCCACGCCGAGCAGGGAACGCGTCGAGGAGTACATGCGGCTGCGCGACTCGATCGAGCTCCAGGTCGGCCGGATCAACGGCGAGCAGGGGGAACTCGGCCAGCAACCCGTGCAGTACATGCACCAGTCGTACGGCAGGGACGAGCTCGCCGCGCTCTATCTCGCGGCGGACGTGATGGTGGTGACGCCGCTGCGCGACGGGATGAACCTGGTCGCCAAGGAGTACATCGCCTGCCGCAACGACCTGCGCGGCGCGCTGGTGCTCAGCGAGTTCGCCGGGGCGGCCGACGAGCTGCGCCAGGCGTTCATGGTCAACCCCTACGACGTCGACGGCCTCAAACGGGCGATGCTCACCGCGATGCGGGCCACCCCGCACGACCTGTCGCGCCGGATGCGGTCGCTGCGCCGCAGGGTGTCCACCTACGACGTGGACCGCTGGGCCAAGGAGTTCCTCACCTCGCTGGAGTCCTCGGGGTCCCAAATGTCCCAAATGTCCCAGAGTTCTCAGGAATCTCAGGAATCCCTGGAGGCTCCCGGTTCCTCAGGGTCCTCCTGACACCGGCATCCCCGGTGCCGCCCGTCAGGGGCGGTCCCGGGGGAGCCCCGCCGGACATCGTCTTCCGCGCCACCCGTGCGACCGGGACCACCGTGCGGACGTGACGCGGGGGTTCCGGCGGCGGGGCGCGACCCTCGCCGTCAGGTGGTGGCGTCCCTGGCCGCGTCCTTCACGGCCTTCCACGCGTTGTAGCGCTTCTTGGCGGTGCGGGCGACCACGATCTGCGTCACCTGCATGCCGACCCCCATCACCACGGCGTAGCCGATCGCCTCGCCGAGGCTGATCTCCAGGGACTCGTTGTCGACGGGCGGCTTCCTGCCGGTGGTCTTCTCCCAGGCGAACCCGATGGCCTTCTTCGCCCCCCACGCGGTGACGAGGCCCAGGAGGCCGCCGATGGCCCTCCACGCCATGTCCTGCTTCTCGGTCTTGTCGGCCATGTGGTCCTCCCGTTTGCGGTTCGCCCCAAGAACACTAGTCTCCCCGAGCGTCGCATCGCGTGAAGCCATACCATAGGGAGGCATGACACAACAGCGACCGCGCCCTGCGCCCATGCCCGAGAAACCGACTCTCGATGGCCTGGAAGCCGTATGGTCGGGCCGCTGGGAGACCGAGGGGACCTACCGTTTCGACAGGTCGCGCACGCGCGAGGAGATCTACTCGATCGACACCCCGCCGCCGACCGTCTCCGGTTCCCTCCACGTCGGCCACGTCTTCTCCTATACCCACACCGACACCGTCGCCCGCTTCCAGCGCATGCGCGGGCGCGAGGTCTTCTACCCCATGGGCTGGGACGACAACGGCCTGCCCACCGAGCGCCGGGTGCAGAACCACTTCGGCGTGCGCTGCGACCCCTCCATCGCCTACGACCCCTCGTTCGAGCCCCCGGCCAGGCCCGACCCCAAGCGGCAGATCCCGATCTCGCGCGGAAACTTCATCGAGCTGTGCGAGCGGCTCACCGTCGAGGA
This region of Streptosporangium sp. NBC_01495 genomic DNA includes:
- a CDS encoding response regulator transcription factor, whose product is MRVLVVEDERVLADAIATGLRREAMAVDVAYDGAGALERTGYIDYDVIVLDRDLPKVHGDEVCRRLVASRTASRILMLTASGDVDDKVEGLGLGADDYLAKPFVFIELVARVRALGRRSAPALPPVLERSGVRLDPGKRLVTRDGGEIALTKKEFAVLEELMRAEGAVVSQEDLLDKAWDENIDPFTNVVRVTMMTLRKKLGEPQVIETVPGVGYKL
- a CDS encoding sensor histidine kinase, which gives rise to MISPHSERGAWKSERLESGPADEGKPGERPPPPTGPPAWDGPPPVGAAPVPRTPLDRLRAIMDRLSIRWRLTITYAVLFFMAGALLMAVIYLMVGWALYAAWPPFPYDELRELVGPEAAAIFKQQWYWQQHTAISGAQRELLARALLALLGVGILAVIIGYIVADRALKPIQQMTATARKLSGTTLAHERIDLKGPDDELKELADTFDAMLTRLNVAFDTQRRFVANASHELRTPLTINRTVLEIALGDPEASGDLKALGRTLLEVNARNERLIEGLLLLARSERELSVRKPVDMKDVAETVVDQLAARAEEAGVTVIPELRGAETVGDPVLLERCVANLVENAIKHNLSDSGRLWVRTGMVEGALVVQVANTGPHVPAYEVNSLFEPFRRLNADRVDSDKGAGLGLSIVRAVVRAHGGNVTAIPRDGGGLVVTVRLQSR
- a CDS encoding DUF4193 domain-containing protein; translation: MATDYDSPRKTDDDLSEDSLQELQARRTDKSSGSIDIDETDLAESLELPGADLSNEELSLRVIPRQADEFTCARCFLVHHRSQLAVEKNGQQICRECAA
- a CDS encoding alpha,alpha-trehalose-phosphate synthase (UDP-forming); this translates as MLGRSAFVIVANRLPVDRVGEDMWRRSPGGLVTAIAPVLQRREGAWIGWHGAPGESLEPFEHDGMQLVPVPLSESEVELYYEGFSNATLWPLYHDVVAAPAYSRVTWEAYRTVNERFAEAAAEEAAENAVVWIQDYQLQLVPAMLRKLRPDLRIGFFLHIPFPPVELFSQLPWRREIVEGLLGADMVGFQRPGGASNFIRLCRRLLGLQHHKHEIHVGDRVVRAGAFPISVDFGELDSLVREPHIISRAREIRAELGDPECLLLGVDRLDYTKGIGQRLKAFGELLSEGAIKPGEAAFVQIATPSRERVEEYMRLRDSIELQVGRINGEQGELGQQPVQYMHQSYGRDELAALYLAADVMVVTPLRDGMNLVAKEYIACRNDLRGALVLSEFAGAADELRQAFMVNPYDVDGLKRAMLTAMRATPHDLSRRMRSLRRRVSTYDVDRWAKEFLTSLESSGSQMSQMSQSSQESQESLEAPGSSGSS
- a CDS encoding DUF4235 domain-containing protein — encoded protein: MADKTEKQDMAWRAIGGLLGLVTAWGAKKAIGFAWEKTTGRKPPVDNESLEISLGEAIGYAVVMGVGMQVTQIVVARTAKKRYNAWKAVKDAARDATT